In the Bacteroidales bacterium genome, CCTTAGTTGAACGGCTGGGGAAATATCACAGGTTTGCAACCCCGGGTTTCAACTGGATTATTCCTGTTATTGATAAGATGTATAAAATCAATATTACAGAAAAGATGATCAATGCGGAGCCCCAGGAAATTATTACCAATGATAATCTGAATGCCAGGGTAGATGCACAGGTCTATTTTAAGATCAAACCGGATGAAGAGAGTGTAAAGAATTCTCAGTATAACGTTAATAGTATTGAATATCAGATTGTCAACCTTGCCCGTACCACGCTGCGTAATATTATTGGTACAATGACATTGAAATCGGCAAATAGTGAACGTGGAAAAATTAACAAAGAATTGCATGCCACTTTACTGGATGAAACCATGAACTGGGGTATCGAAATCGTCAGAACAGAGTTAAAAGAGATTGACCCTCCCAAGGATGTTCAGGAAACCATGAACAAAATCGTTAAAGCGGAGAATGAAAAGATTGCTGCCGTCGATTTTGCTACAGCTACCGAAACAAGGGCTGATGGTGAGAAACGTGCAGAAATCCGCAAGGCAGAAGGTGTTAAACAAGCTGCGATTTTGCGTGCAGAAGGTGAAGCCCAGGCTATCGCTCTTGTAAATGAAGCTGCTGAAAAGTATTTCGTGGGTAATGCTCAATTGTTGCGGAAAATTCAAGCCATGGAGACTGCTCTGCAGAATAATTCCAAAATTGTTGTTCCAATAGGTTCTGACCTGGTAAATGTATTGGGTGAACTGGGAGGGGTTTTACCTTATAAGGAGAAACAAACAGTGATTCCCCCGGTAAAGTAATCTGAACCATTTCAAGGTTTTTCGGTTTGTCTCATAAGTCGATATTTGTTCAATGTGTGTACAATGAACAAAGGCTTCTGAGACAAACTTCTTTTTTGTCATAATGTAATGTTTTCCGCTAATTTTGAAAAAAAATCCTGATGTCAAAAGATCAATGGGATGCCCGATATGTATCAGAAGAATACATTTATGGCATTGAACCTAATACTTACTTAAAAGAGATTCTTCCGAAACATAAACCAGGAAAAATCTTGTTTCCAGCTGAGGGGGAAGGTAGAAATGCAGTGTTTGCAGCGGGCCTTGGTTGGCAGACAGAAGCATTTGATCAGAGTGAAGAGGGAAGAAAGAAAGCGTTTCAGCTGGCAAAAATGAAAGGTGTGATCATCCAATATCACTTGGTATCACTCGAAGCCTGGGAGCCCGTTCCCGAAGCATTTGATTGTGTTTGTCTTGTATTTGTCCACCTGGTACCCGGGCTCAGGGAATTAGTCCACCAGAAAGTCATCAGCGCCTTAAAACCAGGGGGGATTCTCATTTTTGAAGCCTTCACAAAAAATCAAATGCCACGCACCAGCGGAGGTCCTAAGAATTTTGATCTTTTATTTAATCCTGAAGACATTAAAGCAGATTTTTCAAGCCTGGAAATAATTGATTTTCATGAAACGCAGGTTATTCTTGATGAAGGCCCGCTCCACCAGGGATTGGCGGATGTAGTTCGATTCACAGCAAAAAAACCGGTATCATAATTATTGAAATCGGATCAGTGCATCATTCATATACAAACCTTATAAACAAAATGCATCAATTCATATACTCCTTCATATCTGTACTTCTTATTCTCCCACTTTTTCTGTCAGCTCAAAATGCAAGGAATTCAGAAACCAAAGCTGCCCGGATCCATGAAAAAATATTTACAGTGGATTCCCATACTGATACTCCCATGAACCTGTTTGATCCTGAATTCAATGTGGCGATCGATAATTCCTCCACTGTCCGCCGATCGAAAGTAGATTTTCCAAGGATGAAAAAAGGTGGATTGGATGCTGTTTTCTTTGCTGTTTTCACAAGCCAGGGGGCAAGGACACCGGAAGGAAATGCAAAAGCTTATAAGAGTGCAATGGCTACCTTCGATTCGATATATAGTAAAGTAGGACAGAACCCTGAAATGGCAGCTGTTGTTACAACGCCTGATGGAGCGGCTCAAGCATGCAGGCAGGGCAAAAGTGCGGTGTTTATTGGGGTCGAAAACGGTTATCCAATCGGCACTGATTTATCAAATGTAAAAGTATTGTACGATAAAGGCGCCAGATATATCACTTTGTGCCATACCCGGAATAATGATATTTGTACCAGTTCGACTGACACCAGTAACTCAACAGGTCTCACTAATTTTGGAAAAGAAGTGGTTTCTGAAATGAATCGGTTAGGAATGATGATTGATGTTTCCCATGTTTCGGATGCATCGTTTTATGATGTGATTCGGTTGAGCAGTAAGCCTGTAATCGCTTCACATTCATGTGCAAGAGCTATTTGTGACAATAAACGCAACCTTACAGATGATATGATGAAAGCGTTATCAAAAAATGGAGGCGTTGTTCAAATGTGCATCCTGAGTGCTTATGTGAAGACACCACTGCCAAATCCAGCCAGAGATTCAGCATTCCAGGCTGCTCGTTCAAAATGGAGAAATTACCAGGACCTTTCAGAAATTGAGATGGATAGTGCCCGTCGTGACTGGTGGAAAAATGAAGAGCTTTTTCCTCAACAACTCGCCACAGTTAAGGATGTTTGTGATCACATTGACCATATAGTAAACATAGCAGGGATTGATCATGTAGGGATCGGGACTGATTTTGATGGAGGTGGCGGAGTAGAAGGTTGTTTCGATGTAAGTGAAATGGGGAATATCACCCTGGAATTAGTCAGGAGAGGGTATAGCAAGCGTCAGCTGAAGAAGATCTGGGGTGGAAACCTGATGCGTGTCATGAGTGATGTTCAAAACACAGGCACGCATTAATTTAAAATTCAATTAACTTCGCGATCAATCATTATTGCTGCAAATAGTTGATACATCTAACTTCCATCACTTTATCAGAGTTAAGGAATTCGGGAATTGAAACCGGGTTACTTACCGGTCTGCTACCTCTGGAGAGCCAGGAACGCTTATTGGTGAAATCGAATACTGATAATCATGATCGGTCGCTATTGGGTGAGCTATTGGCCAGGTATTCACTCAAGAAATTTAACGGGATTGAAGATGTTAACCAGCCCTTCTCAATAGGGGAAAAGGGGAAGCCTCATTTGCAGGGTCATCTCGACGCACATTTCAATATTTCCCATTCAGGTGGGATGATCGTTTGCGCTGTTGCTTCTTCAGCAATTGGTATAGACGTTGAGCACGAAAGAAGAGTGAATTTTAAAGTAGCTGAACGTTTTTTCTCACCACTTGAAATACAAGACCTCTTTTCGTTGCCTGAAGATCAGCGTCAGGAGTATTTTTTTTATCTGTGGACCATAAAGGAGAGCTTTCTAAAGACCATTGGCAGTGGGTTGACCCGGACCCTCAATTCTTTTACAGTTATAAAGAATAATCAAGGGTTTAAACTCTCCGGAGACGAAGTTTCGGAGGCACTATACGTTATGACTTACAGGATGCCTGGCTATTACCTGGCCGTTTGTCATGATAGTTTGGGTTTCCCTGAAAGCATCAAAACAGTAAGCATTAAAGAAATTGTTGATTTACTTGCTTGAGAGCTCAAAAATCACTATATTTATTGACTTAGCGTACCTAAGAATTTATTTTTGTATTGAACCTTAGGTTTATTCATTGCCATTTTAAAGAAAATTAATTGATATGTTAAAAGATGTTGCTTTGGTCCTTTCAAGCGGAGGAGCCAGGGGGATTGCTCATATAGGAGTTATCGAAGAGTTGGAACAATCTGGATACAGGATTACATCCATCGCTGGCACATCGATGGGTTCGGTAATAGGAGGGATGTATGCCCTGGGGAAACTGGAGGAATACAAGCAGTGGTTACTTCATGTAACCAAGATGGATATTATTAAATTTTTGGATCTTACGATCGGACATGGAGGCTTAGTGAAAGGTGAAAAGATCGTACAGGTGATGCATGGTTTCATCGGTGAAGCACTCATTGAAAATCTACCAATGCCTTACACTGCTGTTGCCGTTGATATTAAACGTCATAAGGAGGTTCATTTCCGTTCGGGCAGCCTGATGAAAGCTATCCGGGCTTCTATTAGCATTCCAACAGTCTTTCTTCCAGTGAGTTATGATCATTCCAGTCTTGTAGATGGTGGTGTTTTAAATCCACTGCCCCTGGATGCCATTGTGAGGTTTCCGAATGATTTACTGGTGGCAGTGAATGTAAATGCTCCTATAACAGTGGCATCTGAGCTTGAGTTGAGTATTAGTAAGGTTCATGAGCAGGGATACCAAAATGCCAGGGAACATCTGAATAAACGTTGGTCGGAGCTGATCAACCGGGGAAGGCGGACCTCTGTAATTAAACCTAAGGAAATGGGACTCTTTGACCTGGTTTCTGAGTCGATAAACCTGATGCAGCATAAAATTGCACTGCATAGTATTGAAAAGTATTCGCCTGATATTCTGATCAATCTGCCTTTTAAGATTGCGACGGTCTATGATTTTTACAGGGCTGAGACCTTAATTGAAGCCGGACGTAAGGCTTGCAGGGAGGCGTTGAAGGGAATTTGATAATTTAGAAATTTAGAAATTTAGAAATGTGACAATTCGACGATTTCCCAAAGGGAAGCCTTTGGCTCGGCGATTCGATAATTCGGCAATTTCCCGAAGGGAAGCCTTTGGCTCGGCAATTTCCCGAAGGGAAGCCTTCTGGCAATTTCGAAGGCAGCTTCGCAATTGACTGACCTCGCACTGAGTCACTTTAGTTCACTACTTAGGCACTTTAGCTCACTTTAGCTCACTCTAGGCACTCCAGTTCACTTCTTTATAAGAATATTGTACAGCAACTCCCTGGCACGGAATAATCTCACTTTTACTGTGTTCTCAGGCAGATTGAGATGTACGGCAATTTCCTCGCAGCTAAGTTCCTTAAAATAATGTAGTTCGATGATGGCTTTATAATTAGGTTTAAGTCCCTGAACTATTTTTCTCAGCAGCAAGGTTTCCTGCCGGTTGATGAGTAATTGCTCAGGACCCGGCAACTGGCAAGGGATTTCCATAGCATCAGCGCCAT is a window encoding:
- a CDS encoding patatin-like phospholipase family protein — encoded protein: MLKDVALVLSSGGARGIAHIGVIEELEQSGYRITSIAGTSMGSVIGGMYALGKLEEYKQWLLHVTKMDIIKFLDLTIGHGGLVKGEKIVQVMHGFIGEALIENLPMPYTAVAVDIKRHKEVHFRSGSLMKAIRASISIPTVFLPVSYDHSSLVDGGVLNPLPLDAIVRFPNDLLVAVNVNAPITVASELELSISKVHEQGYQNAREHLNKRWSELINRGRRTSVIKPKEMGLFDLVSESINLMQHKIALHSIEKYSPDILINLPFKIATVYDFYRAETLIEAGRKACREALKGI
- a CDS encoding 4'-phosphopantetheinyl transferase superfamily protein, whose product is MIHLTSITLSELRNSGIETGLLTGLLPLESQERLLVKSNTDNHDRSLLGELLARYSLKKFNGIEDVNQPFSIGEKGKPHLQGHLDAHFNISHSGGMIVCAVASSAIGIDVEHERRVNFKVAERFFSPLEIQDLFSLPEDQRQEYFFYLWTIKESFLKTIGSGLTRTLNSFTVIKNNQGFKLSGDEVSEALYVMTYRMPGYYLAVCHDSLGFPESIKTVSIKEIVDLLA
- a CDS encoding dipeptidase, with product MHQFIYSFISVLLILPLFLSAQNARNSETKAARIHEKIFTVDSHTDTPMNLFDPEFNVAIDNSSTVRRSKVDFPRMKKGGLDAVFFAVFTSQGARTPEGNAKAYKSAMATFDSIYSKVGQNPEMAAVVTTPDGAAQACRQGKSAVFIGVENGYPIGTDLSNVKVLYDKGARYITLCHTRNNDICTSSTDTSNSTGLTNFGKEVVSEMNRLGMMIDVSHVSDASFYDVIRLSSKPVIASHSCARAICDNKRNLTDDMMKALSKNGGVVQMCILSAYVKTPLPNPARDSAFQAARSKWRNYQDLSEIEMDSARRDWWKNEELFPQQLATVKDVCDHIDHIVNIAGIDHVGIGTDFDGGGGVEGCFDVSEMGNITLELVRRGYSKRQLKKIWGGNLMRVMSDVQNTGTH
- a CDS encoding SPFH/Band 7/PHB domain protein — translated: MENLYTLLILILVLLFFSGIRIVRPTNRALVERLGKYHRFATPGFNWIIPVIDKMYKINITEKMINAEPQEIITNDNLNARVDAQVYFKIKPDEESVKNSQYNVNSIEYQIVNLARTTLRNIIGTMTLKSANSERGKINKELHATLLDETMNWGIEIVRTELKEIDPPKDVQETMNKIVKAENEKIAAVDFATATETRADGEKRAEIRKAEGVKQAAILRAEGEAQAIALVNEAAEKYFVGNAQLLRKIQAMETALQNNSKIVVPIGSDLVNVLGELGGVLPYKEKQTVIPPVK
- a CDS encoding class I SAM-dependent methyltransferase produces the protein MSKDQWDARYVSEEYIYGIEPNTYLKEILPKHKPGKILFPAEGEGRNAVFAAGLGWQTEAFDQSEEGRKKAFQLAKMKGVIIQYHLVSLEAWEPVPEAFDCVCLVFVHLVPGLRELVHQKVISALKPGGILIFEAFTKNQMPRTSGGPKNFDLLFNPEDIKADFSSLEIIDFHETQVILDEGPLHQGLADVVRFTAKKPVS